GTCCTGCTGCTCCGTCCAGCCATCATTGCCAAGGAGCCCACCTCCCTGGAAGAGGAGATCAAAGAGATCCGACGCAGCGGCAGCAACCGTGACCTGGACTCCGCTTCCGAGTTCGAGATGTCCGACATCTTTTACTTCTGCCGGCGGGGCGTGGAGAGCATCATGGATGACGAGGTGATCAAGCGCTTCTCCGCCGAGGAGCTGGAGTCCTGGAACCTGCTGACGCGCAGCAACAACAACTTCCAGCACATCAGCCTGAGGCTGACCGTCATGTGGGGGCTGGGCGTGCTCATACGCTACGGCTTCCTGCTGCCACTCAGGTACGCCAGCTAGCCTCCCGCACCAGCTAGCCTAGCCTCTCTCACCAGCTAGCCTAGCCTCTCTCACCAGCTAGCCTCTCTCACCAGCTAGCCTAGCCTCTCTCACCAGCTAACCTAGCCTCTCTCACCAGCTAGCCTAGCCTCTCACCAGCTAGCCTAGCATCTCTCACCAGCTAGCCTAGCATCTCTCACCAGCtagcctctcccctgccttcctGCGATATACCAGCTAGCTGAGGTTCTCTTCAGCCGCTGCACTTGAGTACACCAGCTAGCTTAGCTCTCCTCCCCATTCAGGATACCAGTCCACTTCCAGTGAGGACGGAGGTTTCCCCCTCAGGGGTGAGAGTTGATTGGGGAGACAAATGGGTGACAGACCCAGGACTAACTCAGTCTGGCTTCAGTCCAGATACACATTTCCAAACCAGGCCACCgttatccctccatccatccagacagacagacagacaacacaccCACTAACCTAAACCCTAGGATTCCTTACTAGCTTGTATTCCATACTACCTCAAATCTAACTCGTTAACCCTTAACCAGCTGGTATTCCTGTTTATCATGTCCCTGCAAACAATGGTTTTGCAAATCTAGCCatgttagtctctctctcctcctaataAAACCCATACAACCTCAGAGACCAGTGCTGTGATCCAGGGAGCGACTGAACTAGCTTTCTGCTGTGCATACGGTTGACACACAATCTGACCGAGTtgaaggagcagggggagcagggcggGACCAAAGCTGTCCTGGACAAGCTGGTTATTATCTTGAGTGGTACCCAGAGGTCCCTAGCTAGGGACTTGAAAAGACACAATCTCCCAGTGACCCGCTTCACGCTCGGGATCCCGTTtcaccagccctcctcacctcacagcGGAGGGATTTGTCTCTCCCTTCCCGAGTAGTGGATCTCATTGGCCCTTGTAATCTGCTCCATCTCCAGCCGTGTGGGGATTCACCTGGATTAAACTCGtcagtctgccccccccctcgccaCCTGTCTTAACTGCGGCCTAATGTGGCCGCTCTAGGTCTCTCCAGTTGACATGACAGTCATGGTTGTCTGACACAGAGTAGAGAGAATAGAATATAAACCGATGGAGAACATAGTCTACCTGCAGTGAGTAGTCTGCATTTGTTTCCCTGTGACCAGGCAGTAGGTAGGATGTTTCTTCTGGAACATAGAAGTTCTGTGTTAAGACGCACAGCCCACacactggtctgtgtgtgtgactgctgtgtgtgtgactgctgtgctgctgtgtgtcttcTACAGGGTAACACTGGCCTTCACAGGGGTGGGCCTTCTGGTGGTGCTGACCTCCATCATCGGGTTTCTTCCCAACGGAAGGTGAGACCTTTTTACCTGATTGTATTTGATCCCGTTCAACTTCCGGAACAGTCTGAGTGTTTCTGTGGAATCCGGGTGTCAGGTCTGTCCTCTGTCCCCGCAGGATGAAGAACCTCCTGAGCGAGAAGGTTCACCTGATGTGCTACAGGATCTGCGTACGAGCGCTCACTGCCATCATCACCTATCACGACAGGTTAGCGGCATCAAACGCGTTAAGCAACCACGTGTAGGGCATCGAAGGAGGGATTTTGATTGTAGTTTAAATCGTTTACATAGGACTTGGATCAAACGGTAGACAGAAACTGTCCGTTAAACAAAGTAGGAGAACTTGGTGTGTGTTTACCGTTGGAATGCAGCTTGCTAAGAGCTGTTCCTGGAAGAGGAGACAGCTAGGAGCCAGCATAGTCACTGTCTACATTAACTTCCACTGTGCTGAACAGAGCCAGCTTAGGTAGAGTACAAAAGTCTGTGGGCCggaccactctcacacacacaaaaagctcAGGCTGGTCAGATGAGGCCTCCACATTCCAAACGAGGTGTAGTAGCCTTACAGATACCCAGCTCCAAATGGTCTTAACTCATCTGCCTTCCCCTGTTTTTAACATGGCTCCCCCCACTGTGTTCATTGGAAGCAGTAGAACATGCAAATGCATCTGCCTGTGGTCGTCATCACACGTCGGATGATAGTGGTATCTGGTGTTTGGAAATGTTTAAAGGAGGGCTTTTTCCCCCTCATttgaatgggagggaggggggagagaggggggagagaggggggagggagggaggggggggagggagggagggagggagggagggaggggggagagagagggtggagaaaggggggagagagggagagggacaaacAAGGCCCAGGGCTCAGAGCTGAGCTGTCTCTGGGGTGCCCAAAAACGGATCTACAGGAAGTAGCACAGGAAGTGAAACGGCAATTTTCAAAACAAACCTCCACGTTAGTTGAAGGGTGTTCTCGCTCTGTTCCGCTCTGTATCAGATCAGTAGAGTCGGTAGAGTCAGTAGAGTCAGACTGATGTTCGCTCTGAGATGACTCACGGAGCTCGACAGCGGAAAGTTCGAGGTGACCCCTCGAACGATTGATTTTATTGACGCTCAGTCATTGTTGTGGCGGCGGCCATTGTCAGACACACGGTGCCTGGAGGCCTTCCCTGCTGTTGTGATGAGACGACTCGACTACTGTCTGAGCCAAGTCTCTCCCTGCCAGCATGACGAGTCAAACCACAGACGCTTGTTGCGGAACAGGAAATTCTGCGACAGAGAGATCTTGAGAAGTTGGCCGAACTGACGCCTACATTAAATAGTTGGGCGACTCCGGCAAGACTTGACAATTATTAGGGTGTGATGATTCACGAGTGACTTCCCAGGAATGTGGCATTTAAAGTTTGTGTCCCATCTTGCACTTCTCTCATTAGCCCTGGTTGGTGTTCGGTCGACAGTTCAGGACATGCAACACCAGACCAGAGGCCTGTTGTGACACAcatgctctgccctgctctgggAGGGCCTAAAAATACATGGAGTCACGGAGGGGTACTCCAGGGGGGGTAATAGGACCTGAAACATGCTCCCAGATCAGGCCCGACTCCAGCCCTTCAGCCTCGGCCTTTGAACTCCACCaccctttctcttccctttctttttTGTAGTCTTTGTTGGTTACAGTGAGGGGAAAGAGCGGACCTGTCTTGTGCTAGGTATGACCTCAGGCTGAacattttttcatttcctgtcgGCCACTTCCTCCTGCAAGTCAGATCCCATCGACAAGGTTGTGTTTGATAAAGTTCGATGACATTCCTGTTTTCTTTCCCAAcctctatcccccccctctttccccctctctctctctctctcttcctctctctctgcctctctctgcctttctctctgcctctctctctgcctttctctctgcctctctctctgcctttctctctgcctctctctttgcctctctctgcctttccctccctccctccctctctcccttcctcccctgtctctctctgtctccccagtGAGAACAAGCCCAAGAATGGAGGGATCTGTGTGGCCAACCACACCTCCCCCATCGATGTCATCATCCTGGCCAGTGATGGCTGCTATGCAATGGTAACTTCATGCTGTCGCAAGACTACAATCACAGAGCCAGGGATGTAGAGATGCCGTCTCGCAGTTGAACATTTAATAAACAATAACCACCCTCAATGAAGTCAAAAACTTAACAGCCAACTAAGCTACACTTTATTTGAATTACGACAGGATTGGCAGGATTATTATTTATCCCTGTGTTTGCATGAGCTTTGTTTTATTTACAACTTGATTGTGTTGCAGGTTGGTCAAATACATGGAGGTTTGATGGGAGTTATTCAGAAGTCCATGGTGAAGGCCTGCCCTCACATCTGGTTTGAACGCTCTGAAGTAAAAGACCGACACCTGGTGGCTAAAAGGTGCAGTTGCACATTGAAGTGCTTCTGTTTACTGTGGCcctgttaacccccccccccctcggtggAATGAGAAATCAGACTTAGCGTTTCTAATAAACTGTATATTGTTTGGTGCAGATTGAGCGATCACGTCGAAGACAAGACCAAGCTTCCTATTTTAATATTCCCCGAGGGTAAGTTGTTTTTGGGTATCTGCTCTGCTACACATGAAGCAACGTGACTGGTCTTAGACTGGGGCTGTGATTGGAAGACGTGTCGCGTGTAATCGTCCTGTTGTCCTTGGCTGTTGCGTCCCCAAGGTACCTGCATCAACAACACGTCAGTCATGATGTTCAAAAA
Above is a genomic segment from Osmerus mordax isolate fOsmMor3 chromosome 24, fOsmMor3.pri, whole genome shotgun sequence containing:
- the LOC136933030 gene encoding glycerol-3-phosphate acyltransferase 4 → MFFFPFDNLLCILLGISFTVWFTLLLVFIIVPAIFGVSFGIRRLYMKTLLKIFEWATLRIERGAKENNHLIYKPYSNAIIAKEPTSLEEEIKEIRRSGSNRDLDSASEFEMSDIFYFCRRGVESIMDDEVIKRFSAEELESWNLLTRSNNNFQHISLRLTVMWGLGVLIRYGFLLPLRVTLAFTGVGLLVVLTSIIGFLPNGRMKNLLSEKVHLMCYRICVRALTAIITYHDSENKPKNGGICVANHTSPIDVIILASDGCYAMVGQIHGGLMGVIQKSMVKACPHIWFERSEVKDRHLVAKRLSDHVEDKTKLPILIFPEGTCINNTSVMMFKKGSFEIGSTVYPVAIKYDPRFGDAFWNSSKFGMVSYLLRMMSSWAIVCSVWYLPPMSKEEGEDAVQFANRVKSAIARQGGLVDLLWDGGLKRGKVKDTFKEEQQKLYSKMLVGTQEDRSRS